TAGCAAAACTGAAAGAACAAGGGATTGATAAAGCAGATTTGACACGTGAAGAATTTTTAAAACATGCTTGGGATTGGACTGATGAATACGGAGGCGTAATTTTAGAGCAACTAAAAAAATTAGGCTGTTCCTGCGATTGGGATAGAACTAAATTTACTTTAGATGACAATATGTCTGCTTCTGTACTTAAGGTTTTTGTGGATTTATATGAAAAAGGACTTATTTATCGGGGGTTTAGAATGGTAAATTGGGATCCAGAAGCCCTTACCACCCTATCTGATGAAGAGGTTATCTACGAAGAAAAACAAGGAAATTTATATTACATCAGCTACAAAGTAGTTGATGCAGATGAAAAAACGACCTCATTGGGGGCAGGGATGCTTACCATTGCCACCACAAGACCTGAAACTATTTTAGGCGATACTGCTATTTGTATTAACCCGAATGATGAGCGTTATGCACATTTACGAGGTAAAAAGGCCATTGTTCCAATTAGTGGTCGTGTAATTCCCATAATTGAAGATGAGTATGTAGATATCGAATTCGGAACAGGATGTTTAAAAGTAACGCCTGCCCATGATATTAACGACAAGGCACTTGGCGAGAAGCATCAGCTAGAAGTTATTGATATTTTGAACCCGAATGCCACTTTAAATCATCATGGCTTGCATTATGAAGGAAAAGATCGCTTTGTAGTTCGCAAAGAAATAGCCAAAGAATTAGAAGAAAAAGGGTTTTTAGTAAAAACCGAAATCCATTTAAATAAAGTAGGAACTTCGGAGCGTACCAAAGCCGTTATTGAGCCACGATTGTCAGATCAGTGGTTTTTGAAAATGGAAGATTTGGCAAAGCCAGCCATTCAAGCCGTATTAGAAACAGATGAGGTAAAGCTATTTCCTAAAAAGTTCGAAAACACCTATCGTCATTGGATGGAAAACATTCGCGATTGGAATATTTCTCGTCAATTATGGTGGGGACAGCAAATTCCGGCCTATTACTACGGCGAAGGTGCCGAAGATTTTGTAGTGGCAGAAAGTAAAGAAGAAGCCCTGGAGAAAGCAAAGCTAAAAACAGGAAACACCGCGCTTTTAGCGGAAAATTTAAAGCAAGATGAAGATGCACTTGATACTTGGTTTTCTTCTTGGTTATGGCCTATTAGTGTTTTTAACGGAATTTTAGAACCAGAAAATAAAGAAATTGAATACTATTACCCTACGAATGATTTAGTTACAGGGCCTGATATTCTGTTTTTCTGGGTGGCCCGAATGATTATTTCAGGCTATGAATACCGCGATAAACCACCTTTTGAGAATGTATATTTAACGGGTTTGGTTCGTGATAAGCAAGGAAGGAAAATGTCTAAATCTTTAGGAAATTCACCTGATGCATTAGGCCTCATTGAAGCCTACGGTGCAGATGGTGTTCGTGTTGGTTTGTTATTAAGTGCTGCCGCTGGGAATGACTTAATGTTTGATGAAGCCTTATGCCAGCAAGGAAAAAATTTCGCCAATAAAATTTGGAACGGTTTCCGACTCGTAAAGGGGTGGGAAGTAGCTGATCTTCCGCAACCAGAAGCTGCGAAATTAGGCATCGAATGGTACCATTCAAAGTTTAACCAAACACTTTTAGACATTGAAGATCACTTTAGTAAATACCGTATTTCGGATGCCTTAATGTCTATTTATAAATTGGTTTGGGATGATTATAGTTCGACCTTACTAGAAATTGTAAAACCAGCCTATCAGCAACCTATTGATAAAACTACCTTTGATGCAGTGATTGCTATTTTCGAAAATAATTTAAAAGTATTGCACCCCTATATGCCATTTATAACAGAAGAAATTTGGCAGCATATTAAAGAACGTACGCCAGCAGAAGCTTTAGTAGTGGCCAAATGGCCATTAGCCCAGCCCGTATCCGATGCTTTAATTTCAGGATTCGACTACGCTGCTGAAGTAATTGCAGGAGTTAGAACCATCAGAAAACAAAAAAATATTCCAATGAAGGAGTATTTAAGCCTATCGGTGTTAAATGAAGGGTCGATAGCTCAAGATTGGGATGAAGTGATTAAAAAATTAACGAATATTTCGGCTATTTCTTATGTTACTGAAGCCGTTGAGGGCGCTTTGTCGTTTAGAGTAAAAAGCAACGAATATTTTATTCCGATTGCTGGCGCTATTGATATTGAAGCAGAAATTAAGAAAATCGAAGAAGAACTAAAATATACCAAAGGATTTTTAGTTTCCGTTCAAAAAAAGCTGTCTAACGAACGCTTTGTGAGTAACGCACCAGAACAGGTGATTGCTATAGAACATCAAAAGCAAGATGATGCTCAGGCTAAAATTGAAACCTTAGAAAAGAGTTTGGCGAGTTTAAGATAGGCTGAAAGCCAGCTATCCCACTTCGACTGTACTCAGTGCAAC
The sequence above is drawn from the Cellulophaga sp. Hel_I_12 genome and encodes:
- a CDS encoding valine--tRNA ligase, with the protein product MEIASIYEPQKVEKRWYDYWMTHKYFHSTPDEREPYTIVIPPPNVTGVLHMGHMLNNTIQDVLIRKARLMGKNACWVPGTDHASIATEAKVVAKLKEQGIDKADLTREEFLKHAWDWTDEYGGVILEQLKKLGCSCDWDRTKFTLDDNMSASVLKVFVDLYEKGLIYRGFRMVNWDPEALTTLSDEEVIYEEKQGNLYYISYKVVDADEKTTSLGAGMLTIATTRPETILGDTAICINPNDERYAHLRGKKAIVPISGRVIPIIEDEYVDIEFGTGCLKVTPAHDINDKALGEKHQLEVIDILNPNATLNHHGLHYEGKDRFVVRKEIAKELEEKGFLVKTEIHLNKVGTSERTKAVIEPRLSDQWFLKMEDLAKPAIQAVLETDEVKLFPKKFENTYRHWMENIRDWNISRQLWWGQQIPAYYYGEGAEDFVVAESKEEALEKAKLKTGNTALLAENLKQDEDALDTWFSSWLWPISVFNGILEPENKEIEYYYPTNDLVTGPDILFFWVARMIISGYEYRDKPPFENVYLTGLVRDKQGRKMSKSLGNSPDALGLIEAYGADGVRVGLLLSAAAGNDLMFDEALCQQGKNFANKIWNGFRLVKGWEVADLPQPEAAKLGIEWYHSKFNQTLLDIEDHFSKYRISDALMSIYKLVWDDYSSTLLEIVKPAYQQPIDKTTFDAVIAIFENNLKVLHPYMPFITEEIWQHIKERTPAEALVVAKWPLAQPVSDALISGFDYAAEVIAGVRTIRKQKNIPMKEYLSLSVLNEGSIAQDWDEVIKKLTNISAISYVTEAVEGALSFRVKSNEYFIPIAGAIDIEAEIKKIEEELKYTKGFLVSVQKKLSNERFVSNAPEQVIAIEHQKQDDAQAKIETLEKSLASLR